In a single window of the Candidatus Poribacteria bacterium genome:
- a CDS encoding polysaccharide deacetylase family protein — MGRGLLGVGSRRSTEVLLERNRHECSTCLPSPQDKTCKLGVEMEKENQELSETEALQPIPDGLVVLTFDDGNKSDYNYVGPLLKRYGFGATFFITEGLNFLNSKVHYVTWDEIRQLHDEGFEIGNHTRHHKHTNTQSKEELLADLIHIDERCEEYGIPVPETFGYPADCRGPEAIEVLSEKGYRFARRGIGPEFPFHPEGGRGPVYDPDVYHPLVIPSTGVPGPNYGFADWVWAVEQAKDGKIAVLTFHGVPALEHPWVDVSPEQFKTYMDYLRDSGCTVVALRDLAKYVDPSESAGKSITYWP, encoded by the coding sequence ATGGGAAGAGGTCTACTCGGAGTGGGAAGTCGACGATCCACTGAAGTATTACTGGAACGCAATCGACATGAATGTTCAACCTGCTTACCATCGCCGCAGGACAAAACCTGCAAGTTAGGTGTAGAAATGGAAAAAGAAAATCAAGAATTGTCTGAAACTGAAGCCCTACAACCCATCCCCGACGGGTTGGTTGTCCTCACCTTTGATGACGGGAACAAGTCAGACTATAATTATGTTGGACCCTTGTTGAAGCGTTACGGTTTTGGGGCGACATTTTTCATCACTGAAGGCCTCAATTTTCTCAATAGTAAGGTGCACTATGTCACATGGGACGAGATCCGTCAATTGCACGACGAGGGTTTTGAGATAGGTAACCATACCCGTCATCATAAGCATACCAACACACAATCAAAAGAGGAATTGCTGGCAGACTTAATACACATTGATGAACGGTGCGAAGAATACGGTATCCCTGTTCCTGAGACCTTTGGCTATCCGGCGGATTGTCGCGGACCGGAAGCGATAGAAGTGTTGTCAGAAAAAGGGTATCGTTTCGCCCGACGTGGCATCGGACCGGAGTTTCCATTTCATCCAGAGGGCGGACGTGGACCGGTTTACGATCCGGATGTCTATCACCCATTGGTCATTCCGTCAACAGGTGTGCCGGGTCCAAACTACGGATTCGCGGATTGGGTCTGGGCGGTTGAACAGGCAAAGGACGGGAAAATCGCAGTCTTGACGTTTCACGGTGTGCCTGCGCTTGAACACCCGTGGGTTGATGTCTCGCCTGAGCAGTTTAAGACCTACATGGATTATCTTCGGGACAGCGGTTGTACGGTTGTTGCGTTGCGCGATCTGGCGAAATATGTTGATCCATCAGAATCGGCTGGGAAAAGTATAACGTATTGGCCATAA
- a CDS encoding phytanoyl-CoA dioxygenase family protein: MGKTQDEIIRPEGTTLMHTELPFVDCTDFISDHSRLLEHSHQNGYLFFRGLLPVEPVLELRRQVLRVAEQHELLKPDTDPNAAIRRKGVFICEQDRSEIFINFYVDVQKLRLFHALPHHERIVSVLEVLFGSPVFIHPRHICHAIFPGEHQYTTPPHQDFSPVRGSQETWTVWTPLGDCNTELGGLAIARGSNRHGVLEDGGVRSWELIEDSTEWAWNPFTCGDVLMFHSLTIHRGRDNMTENRIRLATSARYQSVNEPVDEDALTVHLGCAKWEEVYSEWEVDDPLKYYWNAIDMNVQPAYHRRRTKPAS, encoded by the coding sequence ATGGGGAAAACTCAAGATGAGATAATACGTCCAGAAGGAACGACCTTAATGCACACTGAATTGCCATTTGTAGATTGCACAGACTTCATCAGCGACCACTCTCGACTTCTTGAGCATAGCCACCAGAACGGATATCTCTTCTTCCGTGGGCTGCTCCCCGTAGAACCCGTGCTTGAGCTACGTCGGCAGGTGCTCCGTGTCGCAGAGCAACACGAATTGCTTAAACCCGACACCGACCCCAATGCGGCTATCCGAAGAAAAGGGGTCTTCATCTGTGAACAGGATAGATCCGAGATTTTCATAAATTTTTACGTTGATGTCCAGAAACTCCGACTTTTCCACGCCCTGCCCCATCACGAGCGTATCGTGAGTGTTCTGGAAGTGCTGTTCGGCAGTCCCGTTTTCATCCATCCCCGTCACATTTGTCATGCCATCTTCCCAGGAGAACATCAGTATACCACGCCTCCACATCAGGACTTCAGTCCAGTTCGTGGTTCGCAGGAAACATGGACCGTGTGGACACCTTTAGGAGACTGTAATACCGAGTTGGGTGGCTTGGCGATTGCCCGTGGATCAAACCGTCATGGGGTGCTAGAGGACGGCGGTGTCCGTTCATGGGAGTTGATTGAAGACAGTACAGAATGGGCTTGGAACCCCTTCACGTGCGGGGATGTCCTCATGTTCCACAGCTTGACGATTCATCGCGGTCGTGACAACATGACCGAGAATCGGATACGACTCGCAACGAGTGCCCGTTACCAGTCAGTCAATGAACCTGTTGATGAAGATGCCCTTACCGTTCATCTCGGGTGCGCGAAATGGGAAGAGGTCTACTCGGAGTGGGAAGTCGACGATCCACTGAAGTATTACTGGAACGCAATCGACATGAATGTTCAACCTGCTTACCATCGCCGCAGGACAAAACCTGCAAGTTAG
- a CDS encoding DUF1080 domain-containing protein: MRFSSFTLFFFILISVYAPLCIGEVLFEDDFEKGDIDKSKWAPTAGWDLDGGKLEVNGGEVGMSVKDDFTDFEFSVDFHMINPLWASNWVVRAEDPNNCTLVQIVADNRNQFWWFTRVGGNYIVNEEDKLDNESGLHAELGEWYTIKIVAEGGRYDLYLGEQGEELELSCTWEDDTHNKGGIGFRASAGEHSLYDNLLVTTVGHSFSVNPADALSVTWGKLKMR; this comes from the coding sequence ATGAGATTCAGCAGTTTCACGCTCTTTTTCTTCATACTCATCTCGGTATACGCGCCGCTTTGTATTGGCGAGGTGCTGTTTGAGGATGACTTTGAGAAGGGAGACATTGACAAGAGTAAATGGGCACCTACAGCCGGCTGGGACTTGGATGGCGGGAAACTGGAAGTTAACGGTGGAGAAGTCGGGATGTCCGTCAAAGATGACTTCACTGACTTTGAGTTCTCTGTCGATTTTCACATGATAAACCCGCTCTGGGCATCGAATTGGGTCGTGCGTGCTGAAGACCCAAACAATTGTACGCTCGTTCAAATTGTGGCAGATAATCGTAATCAATTTTGGTGGTTTACGAGAGTCGGCGGTAACTATATTGTTAATGAGGAGGATAAGTTAGACAATGAATCAGGTCTGCACGCTGAGCTTGGCGAGTGGTATACGATAAAGATCGTTGCGGAGGGTGGGCGTTACGACCTCTATCTGGGTGAGCAGGGTGAGGAACTCGAATTGTCTTGCACATGGGAGGATGACACCCATAATAAGGGCGGTATAGGTTTTAGAGCAAGTGCCGGTGAACATTCTCTGTATGACAATCTGTTAGTTACAACCGTGGGACACAGTTTCTCAGTGAATCCCGCTGATGCGTTGTCGGTTACATGGGGAAAACTCAAGATGAGATAA
- a CDS encoding MoaD/ThiS family protein codes for MPTVVIPPLMRKFTGGEEYIVLSGATVREVIDNLESRYPGIKERLCEEDRLKPGIAIYINGLLTRGSLLERVDADAEIHFLPAIGGGVAEPSN; via the coding sequence ATGCCAACCGTCGTTATTCCACCCCTCATGCGTAAATTCACGGGCGGCGAAGAGTACATTGTTCTCTCGGGCGCGACTGTTCGTGAAGTGATTGATAATTTAGAAAGTCGCTACCCGGGGATAAAAGAACGGTTATGTGAGGAAGACCGTCTTAAGCCCGGTATCGCCATATACATCAATGGTCTCCTGACTCGGGGATCCCTCCTCGAACGCGTTGACGCAGACGCAGAAATTCATTTCCTTCCTGCCATCGGTGGTGGTGTTGCAGAACCCTCTAACTGA
- a CDS encoding xanthine dehydrogenase family protein molybdopterin-binding subunit, which yields MAEKKEYKVIGTRPIRHDGVDKVTGRALYGADFQMTGLLHGRVLRSPHAHARIISIDTSRAEAYPGVKGVVTAQDLPEAEDRVADLGEGAVNLKYLCDNILASDKVLYKGHAVAAVAATSPHIAEEACTLIEVEYEVLPPVLEVRQAMEADAPILHETLKTTSMGETADEPSNVASHIQHQLGDPEKGFAEADIVVERDFVTGTVHQGYIEPHNATAHFNQDGQLTIWCSTQGAFTVREQVAEILQYPISKIKVVPMEIGGGFGGKISVYIKPVAALLAKKTGKPVKVLMSRADVFEGTGPTPASYVRVKMGATKEGKITAAEAYLAFEAGAYPGAPVGPGAMCIFAPYNIENVIIDGYDVVVNKPKTAPYRAPGAPNAAFGSETVVDELAEKLGIDPLEIRLLNGAKEGDRRADGPVHPRIGCIETVEVAKAHPHYSAPNGKKNHGRGVASGYWFNIGLESSVTINVNADGTINLIEGSTDIGGTRSSIAMQAAEVLGIPAESVNPSVVDTNSVGYTAVTGGSRTTYATGYAAYEAAQDVKRKMIARAAKLWEVDEANVQFADGEFSCINGKEEQISFRDLCGRLGQTGGPVVGSGTVNPGGAGGAYATHIVDVEVDEETGKVDILRYTAVQDAGKAIHPSYVEGQIQGGAVQGIGWALNEEYIYNDEGTMTNASFLDYRMPTCLDLPMIDAVIVEVPNPGHPYGVRGVGEVPIVPPMAAIANAIYDAIGVRMTELPMSPNRLLKALGKI from the coding sequence ATGGCTGAGAAAAAGGAATATAAAGTCATCGGCACCCGTCCCATCCGCCATGACGGGGTCGACAAAGTAACCGGGCGCGCACTTTACGGGGCAGATTTCCAAATGACCGGACTCCTGCACGGAAGAGTCCTGCGTAGCCCGCACGCCCATGCGCGAATTATATCGATTGATACCAGTCGTGCCGAAGCCTATCCCGGTGTTAAAGGCGTTGTTACCGCGCAAGACTTGCCTGAAGCTGAGGACAGGGTCGCAGACTTAGGTGAAGGTGCGGTCAATCTCAAGTATCTCTGCGACAACATCTTGGCAAGCGATAAGGTGCTATACAAAGGACACGCCGTTGCCGCTGTTGCCGCGACAAGTCCGCATATCGCAGAGGAAGCTTGCACACTCATTGAGGTCGAATACGAAGTGCTCCCACCCGTCTTGGAAGTACGCCAAGCCATGGAGGCGGACGCACCGATCCTGCACGAAACCCTGAAAACTACCTCAATGGGCGAGACGGCTGACGAACCGAGCAACGTCGCGAGTCATATTCAGCATCAGTTGGGTGACCCTGAGAAAGGGTTCGCCGAAGCGGATATCGTTGTTGAACGTGATTTCGTTACAGGCACTGTCCATCAAGGCTATATTGAGCCCCACAACGCCACGGCGCATTTCAACCAAGATGGTCAACTGACCATTTGGTGTAGCACACAAGGGGCGTTTACTGTTCGCGAACAGGTCGCTGAAATTCTCCAATACCCCATTTCCAAAATTAAGGTGGTTCCGATGGAGATTGGCGGCGGTTTTGGCGGTAAAATTAGCGTTTACATTAAACCCGTTGCGGCGTTGTTGGCAAAGAAAACAGGTAAACCTGTCAAAGTGCTTATGAGCCGTGCGGATGTGTTTGAAGGCACAGGACCGACACCCGCCTCCTACGTCCGAGTCAAGATGGGGGCAACCAAAGAGGGGAAGATAACCGCCGCTGAAGCATATCTCGCTTTTGAAGCAGGTGCCTACCCGGGTGCCCCGGTTGGACCTGGCGCCATGTGTATCTTTGCACCCTACAACATTGAAAACGTCATCATTGACGGCTACGACGTCGTTGTCAATAAGCCGAAAACCGCACCCTACCGCGCCCCGGGTGCACCAAACGCCGCTTTCGGTTCAGAGACGGTGGTTGACGAGCTCGCCGAGAAACTCGGCATCGATCCACTTGAGATCCGATTGCTCAACGGGGCAAAAGAGGGCGACCGGCGTGCAGATGGACCCGTTCACCCGCGTATCGGTTGTATTGAGACAGTTGAAGTCGCAAAAGCGCACCCACACTATTCCGCTCCGAATGGGAAGAAAAACCACGGGCGCGGTGTCGCCTCCGGTTACTGGTTCAATATCGGTTTGGAGTCCAGTGTAACGATTAATGTCAACGCCGATGGCACAATTAACCTCATTGAAGGTTCCACAGACATCGGTGGCACGCGTTCTTCGATCGCTATGCAGGCGGCAGAAGTTCTCGGTATCCCCGCTGAATCGGTCAACCCGAGCGTCGTTGATACCAATTCTGTCGGTTACACCGCTGTAACGGGCGGTAGCCGCACAACCTACGCGACCGGCTACGCCGCTTATGAAGCCGCACAGGATGTCAAGCGGAAGATGATCGCTCGCGCCGCGAAACTCTGGGAAGTTGACGAAGCTAACGTGCAGTTCGCAGATGGCGAATTTTCATGCATCAACGGCAAAGAGGAACAGATTAGTTTCCGCGATCTCTGTGGACGACTCGGGCAAACCGGCGGGCCAGTTGTAGGGAGCGGAACAGTGAATCCCGGGGGTGCCGGGGGTGCCTACGCAACACACATCGTAGATGTAGAAGTGGACGAGGAGACTGGTAAGGTCGATATCCTCCGCTATACCGCAGTCCAGGATGCCGGAAAAGCCATTCATCCGAGTTATGTTGAAGGGCAAATACAGGGCGGTGCTGTTCAAGGTATCGGATGGGCATTGAATGAGGAATACATCTACAACGATGAAGGCACTATGACCAACGCCAGTTTCCTCGATTACCGGATGCCGACCTGCTTGGATTTACCCATGATCGATGCTGTCATCGTTGAAGTCCCGAATCCGGGGCATCCCTATGGTGTGCGTGGAGTCGGTGAAGTGCCGATTGTGCCACCGATGGCTGCCATTGCCAATGCTATCTACGATGCAATCGGCGTTCGAATGACAGAACTCCCGATGTCGCCCAATCGGCTCCTGAAAGCCCTTGGCAAAATTTAA
- a CDS encoding (2Fe-2S)-binding protein: MARKSHVQTTINGETVEFLCESRQSLLEVLRDELHLTGAKEGCNNGNCGACSVILDGRLVNSCLVLGVETEGKSVETIEGLADPDKLHPIQDAFLENAALQCGICTPGFIMSAKALLDNNPDPTEHEVRYWLAGNLCRCTGYDKIVKAVMDVAKETSA; encoded by the coding sequence ATGGCGAGAAAATCGCACGTTCAAACCACTATCAATGGCGAAACAGTAGAATTTCTCTGTGAATCCCGGCAAAGCCTCCTCGAGGTTCTCAGGGATGAACTCCACCTTACCGGGGCTAAAGAGGGGTGCAACAACGGAAATTGCGGTGCTTGCAGTGTCATCCTCGACGGTAGACTCGTTAATTCATGTCTCGTCCTCGGTGTAGAGACTGAAGGCAAATCTGTCGAAACCATAGAAGGGCTCGCGGATCCCGACAAGCTGCACCCGATCCAAGACGCATTCTTGGAAAACGCCGCGCTCCAATGTGGTATTTGCACACCCGGCTTTATCATGAGTGCCAAGGCATTGCTGGATAACAACCCGGATCCAACCGAGCATGAAGTTCGCTACTGGTTGGCGGGTAACCTGTGTCGCTGTACCGGCTATGATAAAATTGTCAAAGCAGTAATGGATGTCGCTAAGGAAACCTCTGCTTAA
- a CDS encoding xanthine dehydrogenase family protein subunit M, with translation MQDFSYVSAQTLSEAVALLDENGEKARILAGGTDLIVNVREGRRDVGLMIDVKSIPEVNVLDYDDNAGLTLGAAVECYKIYAVDAICDAYPGLVDATKIIGGTAIQGRAGVGGNLCNASPAADCIPPLIVLGATCVIAGPNGERELPVEQFCTAPGQIALENGEMLVSLKIPAPASNSSSFYLRFIPRNEMDIAVVGAGASVTLDDAKQTIVSARIALAAVAPTPLFAEEASALLAGREVSDAAIDDAAQAAQAIARPISDMRGTAEQRTHLVGVLTRRALNGAIQRVQNAA, from the coding sequence ATGCAAGATTTTTCGTATGTTTCCGCGCAAACGCTATCGGAAGCCGTTGCCCTGCTTGATGAAAACGGAGAAAAGGCCCGCATTTTGGCGGGTGGGACCGACCTCATCGTTAATGTCCGAGAGGGACGTCGCGACGTTGGCTTGATGATTGATGTCAAATCCATTCCAGAGGTGAACGTCTTAGATTACGACGATAACGCTGGCTTAACGCTCGGCGCCGCAGTCGAATGTTATAAAATTTACGCCGTTGATGCCATCTGTGATGCCTATCCCGGTTTGGTCGATGCAACCAAAATTATTGGTGGCACCGCCATCCAAGGACGCGCCGGCGTTGGCGGTAATCTGTGTAACGCCTCACCCGCTGCGGATTGCATACCGCCACTAATTGTACTCGGTGCGACCTGTGTTATTGCGGGTCCAAATGGTGAGCGTGAACTACCCGTTGAACAGTTCTGCACAGCCCCAGGGCAAATCGCTCTGGAAAACGGCGAAATGCTCGTCTCTCTGAAGATACCAGCACCCGCAAGCAATTCCAGTTCTTTCTATCTCCGGTTCATCCCGCGCAATGAGATGGATATTGCTGTCGTTGGTGCCGGAGCCTCTGTAACACTTGATGATGCGAAACAGACAATTGTTTCGGCACGCATCGCACTTGCTGCTGTCGCCCCTACGCCGCTCTTTGCTGAAGAAGCGAGCGCGCTACTCGCAGGTCGCGAAGTTTCTGATGCCGCGATTGATGATGCCGCGCAAGCTGCGCAAGCCATCGCACGCCCGATTAGCGATATGCGTGGGACTGCCGAGCAGCGGACACACCTCGTCGGTGTACTGACGCGGCGCGCACTCAACGGCGCAATTCAGAGAGTCCAAAACGCAGCGTAG
- a CDS encoding DUF4143 domain-containing protein: MENFGATESKLLGNTVQSYGCPGSGVLEKHACARHFPISNILIVAAPKVNGFDTGFVCYYRGGAQLRQEDLGSLWKHFVLNEIMAHTQSRDIRYWRNKRGQEVDFVLTRARGLPIAIECKWAASGFSPRSLLAFRKQYPDGENFVVANDVDRSFMNRYNGIQVKFVNLDALIAEICPSK; encoded by the coding sequence ATAGAGAATTTTGGCGCAACCGAATCGAAACTTCTTGGAAACACCGTTCAATCCTATGGTTGTCCGGGGTCCGGCGTGTTGGAAAAACATGCTTGTGCCAGACACTTTCCGATATCGAATATTTTGATTGTCGCTGCACCGAAAGTCAACGGATTTGACACCGGATTCGTCTGTTATTATCGAGGGGGGGCACAACTCCGACAAGAGGATCTCGGTTCATTGTGGAAACACTTTGTTCTCAATGAAATTATGGCACATACGCAATCCCGCGATATTCGCTATTGGCGTAACAAGAGGGGGCAAGAGGTCGATTTTGTACTCACACGTGCACGGGGTCTACCAATTGCTATCGAGTGCAAGTGGGCTGCCTCTGGATTTTCACCGCGTTCCCTACTTGCATTCCGTAAACAATATCCGGACGGTGAAAACTTCGTCGTAGCAAACGATGTAGACCGCTCGTTCATGAACAGGTACAACGGCATCCAGGTTAAGTTTGTGAATTTGGACGCGTTGATTGCTGAGATATGTCCCTCCAAGTGA